One region of Oxalobacteraceae bacterium OTU3CAMAD1 genomic DNA includes:
- a CDS encoding D-alanyl-D-alanine carboxypeptidase family protein, whose translation MTTTIIRPHVLHTVATRRTDQSDTEPSGAQWAQRFKGSKDTKDLACTFRKAVDAFVEAMTKAGIQVRISSTYRPLKRSYLMHWCWQIKYKYVQPEDVPPMAGVDINWVHPTPAASLEAAKQMVQAFDMNALNTAPALRSLHNEGQAIDMSISWRGTVSVKDGSGKLIEVKTLPRSGMNSQLKAIGASYGVKKFVGGAKDKPHWSINGR comes from the coding sequence ATGACGACCACAATCATAAGACCGCATGTATTACACACTGTTGCGACACGCCGCACCGATCAGAGCGATACCGAACCAAGTGGCGCGCAGTGGGCGCAACGGTTCAAAGGTAGTAAGGACACAAAGGACTTGGCCTGCACATTTCGCAAAGCCGTTGACGCGTTTGTCGAGGCGATGACGAAGGCCGGCATCCAAGTTCGAATCTCGTCCACCTATCGGCCACTGAAGCGTTCGTACTTGATGCACTGGTGCTGGCAGATCAAGTACAAGTACGTTCAGCCTGAAGATGTTCCGCCAATGGCCGGCGTCGATATCAATTGGGTCCATCCCACGCCCGCTGCTTCGCTGGAAGCTGCCAAACAAATGGTACAAGCCTTCGACATGAATGCGCTGAACACAGCGCCAGCCCTGCGCTCTCTGCACAACGAGGGACAGGCGATTGATATGTCGATCTCTTGGAGGGGGACTGTCAGCGTTAAGGATGGCAGCGGTAAGCTAATCGAGGTGAAAACCCTTCCGCGCTCAGGTATGAATAGTCAGCTAAAAGCGATTGGTGCGAGCTACGGCGTAAAGAAATTTGTTGGTGGGGCAAAGGACAAGCCTCACTGGTCAATCAACGGGCGTTAG
- a CDS encoding TraB/GumN family protein yields MNSPSLRFTLGRSLVVLSLCALSAVPAWSQSEPPPPPAEQAEAVAPAEDVIAETILVAGQRPGPGLWKVSKGDHVLWVFGTYSPLPKKMEWRSKEVEAILAQSQEYLRPPGATTDVGFLRQMTLLPFAIGFKKNPDGAELKDLLPEPVYARWLVLKKKYIGDDDGIERERPIFAAETLFRKGLEQAGLGSGGRELRETIEKLVKKSKIKMTSTEAVLEIDDPVKMLREFKKSPLDDVTCFSNTMARLEDDIDAMRVRANAWAKGDLETIQKISYADRDGACNSAVLNMALIQSRPGLKSVQQRIQDSWVAAAEKSLAANASTFATLPVKDLLDPKGFVAALEAKGYVVQKPE; encoded by the coding sequence ATGAACAGCCCTTCGTTACGGTTCACCTTAGGCCGTAGTCTGGTCGTGTTGTCGCTGTGTGCGCTGAGCGCGGTGCCGGCTTGGTCGCAAAGCGAGCCGCCACCACCGCCGGCCGAGCAGGCCGAGGCTGTGGCGCCTGCGGAAGACGTCATTGCGGAAACCATCCTGGTGGCGGGGCAGCGCCCCGGTCCGGGCTTGTGGAAGGTGTCGAAGGGCGACCACGTGCTGTGGGTGTTCGGCACCTACTCGCCGCTGCCGAAAAAAATGGAATGGCGCTCCAAGGAAGTGGAAGCCATTCTGGCGCAGTCGCAGGAATATCTGCGGCCGCCGGGCGCGACGACCGACGTGGGATTTCTGCGCCAGATGACTTTGTTGCCGTTCGCGATAGGCTTCAAGAAGAACCCGGATGGCGCCGAGCTCAAGGATTTGCTGCCGGAGCCGGTCTACGCGCGCTGGCTGGTGCTGAAGAAAAAGTACATCGGCGACGACGACGGCATCGAACGGGAACGGCCGATCTTCGCCGCCGAGACCTTGTTCCGCAAGGGTTTGGAGCAGGCCGGCCTGGGTTCGGGCGGACGCGAGCTGCGCGAGACGATCGAAAAGCTGGTCAAGAAAAGCAAGATCAAGATGACGTCGACCGAGGCCGTGCTGGAGATCGACGATCCGGTCAAGATGCTCAGGGAGTTCAAGAAGTCGCCGCTGGACGACGTCACCTGTTTTTCCAACACGATGGCGCGGCTGGAGGACGACATCGACGCCATGCGCGTGCGCGCCAACGCCTGGGCCAAGGGCGATCTGGAGACGATCCAGAAGATCAGCTACGCCGACCGCGACGGCGCCTGCAATTCGGCGGTGCTCAACATGGCGTTGATCCAGAGCCGGCCGGGGTTGAAGTCGGTGCAGCAGAGGATACAGGATAGCTGGGTGGCGGCCGCCGAGAAATCGCTGGCGGCCAATGCTTCCACCTTCGCGACGTTGCCGGTGAAGGACTTGCTGGACCCGAAAGGGTTTGTCGCGGCGCTGGAGGCGAAGGGGTATGTGGTGCAAAAGCCGGAGTAG
- a CDS encoding glycoside hydrolase family 26 protein produces MPPLALAAIKLLALSAMLTLPGAAAATTPAAESCTVNGKSWPLCGNDNGRWSFENGRYCVARNFCPENRTSAPTVATREAPVDADANAKTRATFTWLRGIWGKKMIAGQTDLSWNDSIDMAERVHADTGKYPALMGFDFMDYGMTAPHAGQRQTEEAIAFANKGGLVTFHWHWRDPSLLKTAQVDKAGFYVREPDTNKNTTFTIPVANGALDTASPAYRQINDGIDLVAVQLKRLSDANVTVLWRPLHEASGNNGDGWFWWGRARADGVPQAYANILLWRHMYERLVKVHGIHNLIWVWNGQDPAWYPGDDVVDIASFDIYDDTDNKTYGSQITKYRQTAQVSAEKKPIALTENSYIPDPDKMRADGAWWLWFMTWNDGAGAAGVSSPNNFWTGEHFNTNAHKRKVYNHPDVITLDKLPRF; encoded by the coding sequence ATGCCACCTCTCGCCCTAGCGGCTATCAAACTGCTCGCCCTGTCGGCGATGCTGACGTTGCCGGGCGCAGCAGCGGCAACAACACCCGCAGCGGAAAGCTGCACGGTCAACGGCAAATCCTGGCCCCTGTGCGGCAACGACAACGGCCGCTGGTCGTTTGAGAACGGCCGGTACTGCGTGGCGCGCAATTTCTGTCCGGAGAACCGCACCAGCGCGCCCACCGTCGCCACCCGGGAGGCGCCCGTCGATGCGGACGCCAACGCCAAAACCCGCGCGACCTTCACCTGGCTGCGCGGCATCTGGGGCAAAAAGATGATCGCCGGCCAGACCGACCTGTCCTGGAACGATTCCATCGACATGGCCGAGCGCGTCCATGCCGACACCGGCAAATACCCGGCGCTGATGGGTTTTGACTTCATGGACTACGGCATGACCGCCCCGCATGCGGGCCAGCGCCAGACCGAGGAGGCGATCGCCTTCGCCAACAAGGGCGGCCTGGTCACCTTCCATTGGCACTGGCGCGATCCATCGCTGTTGAAGACCGCGCAGGTCGACAAGGCGGGTTTCTATGTGCGCGAGCCGGACACGAACAAGAACACCACATTCACCATCCCCGTCGCCAACGGCGCGCTGGACACCGCCAGCCCGGCCTACCGGCAGATCAACGACGGCATCGACCTGGTGGCGGTGCAACTCAAGCGCCTGTCGGACGCCAACGTGACGGTGCTGTGGCGCCCGCTGCACGAAGCCTCGGGCAACAACGGCGACGGCTGGTTCTGGTGGGGACGCGCGCGCGCCGACGGCGTACCGCAGGCCTACGCCAACATCCTGCTCTGGCGCCACATGTACGAGCGCCTGGTCAAGGTGCACGGCATCCACAATCTGATCTGGGTATGGAACGGCCAGGACCCGGCCTGGTATCCCGGCGACGACGTGGTCGACATCGCCAGCTTCGATATCTACGACGACACCGACAACAAGACCTACGGCTCGCAGATCACGAAGTACCGGCAAACCGCGCAAGTCTCGGCCGAGAAAAAACCCATCGCGCTGACCGAGAACAGCTACATCCCGGACCCGGACAAGATGCGGGCGGATGGCGCCTGGTGGCTGTGGTTCATGACCTGGAACGACGGCGCAGGCGCCGCCGGCGTGAGCTCGCCCAACAATTTCTGGACCGGCGAGCACTTCAACACCAACGCCCACAAGCGCAAGGTGTACAACCATCCGGACGTGATCACCCTGGACAAGCTGCCCCGGTTCTAA
- a CDS encoding M28 family metallopeptidase, which yields MKPVIALSMALACAGCAAQAQAPAPSQTAAADPISSLVGQLDLEKYKATIKSLTRFGDRRQGTERNRQALDWIEAQLKSYGCANTERLQYQYTQAAPGDPVPKRAPGIPSGGAGGPPGQGGSTLFGNRIATGVNNDPMAQPDEKLRALNSELTPVGTSQRENVYCTKVGSKHPEEMYIVSAHMDGIGFGEAANDDGSGTALVMELARIFSAPGVETDRSIRFILFNNEESGLNGATAYVNQRKDLQGIESPKGSGKYPEPKWLGMIQHDMMLFDHGMPFQRIDGYGKPVVDEHGKPVFVAPPEQRLEADVNIEYQAVSKQADASAKLAWAFRAANDKYATNYPAAVGFHMTNTDSTPFMDLVPSISLRENERGQQIGSGWDPHWHQPTDLYANFSDKDFLLGLNAAQTTLAGVGQLAGVRIKK from the coding sequence ATGAAACCAGTTATAGCGTTGAGCATGGCGCTGGCCTGCGCCGGGTGCGCCGCCCAAGCCCAGGCTCCGGCCCCCTCCCAGACGGCCGCCGCCGATCCGATTTCCTCCCTGGTGGGCCAGTTAGACCTGGAAAAATACAAGGCCACCATCAAGAGCCTGACCCGCTTCGGCGACCGTCGCCAGGGAACGGAACGCAACCGCCAGGCGCTGGACTGGATCGAGGCGCAACTGAAGTCCTACGGCTGCGCCAACACTGAACGCCTGCAATACCAGTACACGCAAGCGGCGCCCGGCGATCCCGTGCCCAAGCGCGCGCCCGGCATTCCCAGCGGCGGCGCCGGCGGCCCGCCGGGCCAGGGCGGCAGCACCTTGTTCGGCAACCGCATCGCGACCGGCGTCAACAACGACCCGATGGCCCAGCCCGACGAAAAGCTGCGCGCGCTGAACTCGGAGCTCACGCCGGTCGGCACCTCGCAGCGCGAGAACGTCTACTGCACCAAAGTCGGCAGCAAGCACCCGGAAGAGATGTACATCGTCAGCGCGCATATGGACGGCATCGGCTTCGGCGAGGCGGCCAACGACGACGGCTCCGGCACCGCGCTGGTGATGGAACTGGCGCGCATCTTCAGCGCGCCGGGCGTCGAGACCGACCGCTCGATCCGCTTCATCCTGTTCAACAACGAGGAAAGCGGATTGAACGGCGCGACTGCCTACGTCAACCAGCGCAAGGATTTGCAGGGGATCGAATCGCCCAAGGGATCGGGCAAATACCCGGAGCCTAAATGGCTGGGCATGATCCAGCACGACATGATGCTGTTCGATCACGGCATGCCGTTCCAGCGGATCGACGGCTACGGCAAGCCGGTGGTCGACGAGCATGGCAAGCCGGTGTTCGTGGCGCCACCCGAGCAGCGCCTGGAGGCGGACGTCAATATCGAATACCAGGCGGTGTCCAAGCAGGCCGACGCCTCGGCCAAGCTGGCCTGGGCCTTCCGCGCCGCCAACGACAAGTACGCGACCAACTATCCGGCCGCCGTCGGCTTCCACATGACCAACACGGATTCGACCCCGTTCATGGATCTGGTGCCGTCGATTTCGCTGCGCGAGAACGAGCGCGGCCAGCAGATCGGCTCCGGCTGGGATCCGCACTGGCACCAGCCGACCGACCTGTACGCCAACTTCTCGGACAAGGACTTTCTGCTGGGCTTGAACGCGGCGCAGACCACCTTGGCCGGCGTGGGCCAATTGGCCGGGGTGCGGATCAAGAAGTAA
- a CDS encoding LysR substrate-binding domain-containing protein: MRKITFDLDVLRTFVTGVELGSFAKAADRLGRSTSAVSAQLKKLEDQLEAPVLRKAGRGMEPTPAGETLLAYARRLLELNDEAVTALRGADLAGTVRLGMQQDFGEHLLTEVLGRFARAHAQVSIEARVGRNAQLIEQVGAGQLDLALAWDRTGDWPYAHRLGQLPMRWLAGAHAELPAFDRSTPLPLVMLDAPCLMRSAAIDALDRAGIAWRIVFTSTSLSGVWAAVAAGLGVTVRTSVGMPAGLRLLDPAMLPTLPHIGLSLLQSEAQLKPVAQRLREIVLEAVAPALAT; the protein is encoded by the coding sequence ATGCGGAAGATTACGTTCGACCTCGATGTGCTGCGCACCTTCGTCACCGGCGTGGAGTTGGGCAGCTTCGCCAAGGCGGCAGACAGGTTGGGGCGGTCCACCTCCGCCGTCAGCGCCCAGTTGAAAAAACTGGAGGACCAGCTAGAGGCGCCGGTGCTGCGCAAGGCCGGACGCGGCATGGAGCCCACGCCAGCGGGCGAGACCTTGCTGGCCTACGCGCGCCGCCTGCTGGAATTGAACGACGAAGCGGTGACGGCGTTGCGCGGCGCCGATCTGGCGGGCACCGTGCGCCTCGGCATGCAGCAGGATTTCGGCGAGCATCTGCTGACCGAGGTGTTGGGCCGCTTCGCCCGCGCCCACGCGCAAGTCAGCATCGAGGCGCGGGTGGGGCGCAACGCGCAATTGATCGAACAGGTGGGGGCGGGCCAGCTCGATCTGGCGCTGGCGTGGGACAGGACCGGCGACTGGCCGTACGCGCATCGTCTGGGCCAGCTGCCGATGCGCTGGCTGGCGGGCGCACACGCCGAGCTGCCGGCGTTCGACCGCAGCACGCCGCTGCCGCTGGTGATGCTCGACGCGCCTTGCCTGATGCGCTCGGCGGCGATCGACGCGCTGGACCGGGCCGGCATCGCCTGGCGCATCGTCTTTACCAGCACCAGCCTGTCGGGTGTGTGGGCGGCCGTCGCGGCTGGCTTGGGCGTGACGGTCAGGACGTCGGTCGGCATGCCGGCCGGCCTGCGCCTGCTCGATCCGGCCATGCTGCCGACTTTGCCGCACATCGGCTTGAGCCTGCTGCAATCGGAAGCGCAGCTCAAGCCGGTGGCGCAAAGGCTGCGCGAGATCGTGCTGGAAGCGGTGGCCCCGGCGCTGGCGACCTGA
- a CDS encoding tautomerase family protein, protein MPMSRISLLKGKSPDYLRALSDGLHAAMVEAFNVPPTDRFQVIHQHEPNELIFDRDYESEGGPRSDDFVLIAITAGKPRGTEVKQAFYRRLVERLAEAPGINPRDVMVVITTTLGDEWSFSGGAPAAPLLRGVGS, encoded by the coding sequence ATGCCCATGAGCCGCATATCCCTGCTAAAAGGAAAATCGCCCGACTATTTGCGCGCGTTGAGCGACGGCCTGCACGCCGCCATGGTGGAGGCCTTCAACGTGCCGCCCACGGACCGCTTCCAGGTCATCCACCAGCACGAGCCGAACGAACTGATTTTCGACCGCGACTACGAAAGCGAAGGCGGCCCGCGCTCCGACGACTTTGTGCTGATCGCGATCACGGCCGGCAAGCCACGCGGCACCGAGGTCAAGCAGGCGTTCTATCGCCGGCTGGTGGAGCGCCTGGCCGAGGCGCCGGGGATCAACCCGAGGGATGTGATGGTGGTCATCACCACCACGCTCGGCGACGAGTGGTCGTTCAGTGGCGGCGCGCCGGCGGCGCCGCTGCTGCGGGGAGTTGGATCATGA
- a CDS encoding DUF4865 family protein codes for MIAMQYSFVLPADYDMAIVRERIATKGPLLDDLPGLVFKAYLYADGESPENLYAPFYLWRDEESMHGFLNGPGFAGVARAFGWPSVRTWTPWHANVGAEVRAARHATRVAASIAPHSDLAALRVNEQEYARQALERGALAVVIGFEPVTWSAVRLCLWRDAPPADGDALHYRVGHVSAPGR; via the coding sequence ATGATCGCGATGCAGTACAGCTTTGTGCTGCCGGCCGACTACGACATGGCCATCGTGCGCGAACGGATCGCCACCAAGGGGCCGCTATTGGATGATTTGCCGGGACTGGTGTTCAAGGCCTACCTGTACGCGGACGGCGAGTCCCCCGAGAACCTGTACGCGCCGTTCTACCTGTGGCGCGATGAAGAGTCGATGCATGGTTTTCTTAACGGTCCGGGATTCGCCGGCGTGGCCCGGGCTTTCGGGTGGCCGTCGGTGCGAACCTGGACGCCGTGGCACGCCAATGTGGGCGCCGAGGTGCGCGCGGCGCGCCATGCCACGCGCGTCGCGGCGTCGATCGCGCCGCATAGCGACCTGGCGGCGTTGCGCGTCAACGAGCAGGAATATGCGCGCCAGGCGTTGGAGCGCGGCGCGCTGGCGGTGGTGATCGGCTTCGAACCGGTGACATGGAGCGCGGTGCGCCTGTGCCTGTGGCGCGACGCGCCGCCGGCGGACGGCGACGCGCTGCACTACCGCGTCGGCCACGTGTCGGCGCCGGGGCGGTAG
- a CDS encoding SEL1-like repeat protein: protein MTKYTPDGPDANKGGTYTAEFLRVKQQAERGIANAQHSLGFMYFNGQGVAQSFELAVVWYRQAAMQGLEHAQYNLGVMFQKGQGVEQNYEEAAAWYKLAAEQGYAAAQYNLGWLYAKGQGLEADTQKAMYWFSKAAEQGDAGAQNNLGMMYDTGKGVPQDFKQAIAWYRKAAEQGYARAQFNLGLRYDNGQGVPQDVGQAMSWYRKAADQGYAPAQFNLALRFDKGDGIAQDSQKAILWYRRAAEQDHASSQFNLGLIYDNGQGVPRDEQKALDWYRKAAEQGHAGAQNNLGLRYDHGQGVPQDYGQAQLWYRKAAEQGYPGAQYHLGLLYDAGHGVPMDHQEAIFWYRKAADQGHLRAQFDLGLRYETGRGVPKDLRKAMLWYRRAAEQDYAAAQYNLALLFDSDEGPQPDSAQANGWYAKAAAQGHTLAQFALGLRYDNGQGMPQDYAQAHHWYLQAAGQGHLRAQFNLGLMYLVGQGVRADVTQAWLWLAMAERGGFGAAERYLKTAASRMDGEQLAQARQRLQAPHLT from the coding sequence ATGACGAAATACACGCCTGACGGACCCGATGCCAATAAAGGCGGCACCTACACAGCCGAGTTCCTGCGTGTCAAGCAGCAAGCCGAACGTGGTATCGCCAACGCCCAGCATAGCCTGGGCTTTATGTACTTCAACGGCCAGGGCGTGGCGCAAAGCTTTGAGCTGGCGGTTGTCTGGTATCGCCAGGCCGCGATGCAGGGGCTGGAGCACGCGCAGTACAACCTGGGCGTGATGTTCCAGAAGGGCCAGGGCGTCGAGCAGAATTACGAGGAAGCGGCGGCCTGGTACAAGCTGGCCGCCGAGCAGGGCTACGCCGCCGCCCAGTACAACCTTGGCTGGTTGTACGCCAAGGGCCAGGGGCTGGAAGCGGACACGCAGAAAGCCATGTACTGGTTCAGCAAGGCCGCCGAGCAGGGCGACGCCGGCGCGCAGAACAATCTGGGCATGATGTACGACACCGGCAAGGGCGTGCCGCAGGACTTCAAGCAGGCGATCGCCTGGTACCGCAAGGCGGCGGAGCAGGGCTACGCGCGCGCGCAGTTCAACCTCGGTCTGCGCTACGACAACGGCCAGGGCGTGCCGCAGGATGTGGGGCAGGCGATGTCGTGGTACCGCAAGGCGGCCGACCAGGGTTACGCGCCGGCGCAGTTCAATCTGGCGCTGCGCTTCGACAAGGGCGACGGCATCGCGCAGGACAGCCAGAAGGCCATCCTGTGGTATCGCCGCGCAGCGGAGCAGGATCACGCCAGCTCGCAGTTCAATCTGGGTCTGATCTACGACAACGGCCAGGGCGTGCCGCGCGACGAGCAGAAGGCGCTGGACTGGTACCGCAAGGCGGCCGAGCAGGGTCACGCGGGGGCGCAGAACAATCTGGGGCTGCGCTACGATCACGGCCAGGGCGTGCCGCAGGATTATGGCCAGGCGCAGCTCTGGTACCGCAAGGCGGCGGAGCAGGGCTATCCCGGCGCGCAATACCATCTCGGCCTTCTGTACGACGCCGGCCACGGCGTGCCGATGGATCACCAGGAAGCGATTTTCTGGTATCGCAAGGCGGCCGACCAGGGCCACCTGCGGGCGCAGTTCGATCTGGGCCTGCGCTACGAGACGGGTCGCGGCGTGCCGAAGGATTTGCGCAAGGCGATGCTGTGGTACCGGCGCGCGGCCGAACAGGATTACGCGGCCGCGCAGTACAACCTCGCGCTGCTGTTCGATAGCGACGAGGGACCGCAGCCCGATAGCGCGCAGGCCAACGGCTGGTATGCCAAGGCGGCGGCGCAGGGGCATACGCTGGCGCAGTTCGCGCTCGGTCTGCGCTATGACAACGGCCAGGGCATGCCGCAGGATTATGCGCAGGCCCACCACTGGTATTTGCAGGCGGCCGGGCAGGGGCACTTGCGCGCGCAGTTCAATCTTGGATTGATGTATCTTGTGGGGCAGGGCGTGCGGGCCGACGTGACGCAGGCGTGGTTATGGCTGGCGATGGCGGAACGCGGCGGCTTCGGCGCCGCCGAGCGGTATCTGAAAACGGCTGCGTCGCGCATGGACGGCGAACAGTTGGCGCAGGCGCGCCAGCGGCTGCAGGCGCCGCACCTCACCTAA
- a CDS encoding EAL domain-containing protein, translating into MNLTPAGHAAPETSSDDPTPVAHAADNWPRILLVDDEPRLLSSLYELLRDRDYHLVTATCGSEALAQLTKLKFDLILLDLRLPDMSGHEIMDFINAKGIDGDVIVMSGEVGIDAAIGALKRGAYDYLRKPYSREELLKTVENALQKRRLAVDNERIASKLENSEKMYRYLVDSSPDIIYTLNHEGKFTFINDRVQQLLGFTREELIGKHYSILVHDEDQERARYAFNERRVDERASRNVELRLKCNTGGGIERTFNNTLMTISLNAIGMHVPDHSVKKHEFFGTYGVARDITDRKRAEEVISYQAYHDILTDLPNRMLFKDRLGLAVIQAKRKLTELAVMFIDLDRFKLVNDTLGHVKGDELLQQVSQRLKECLRRGDTLARQGGDEFTIVLPELRDRQDAKAIADKFLESLHEPFDLDGHQVHISASIGIAIYPNDGETIDELLRHADIAMYQVKALGKNGHSFYHDSMLDVSHQKIALEQSLRKALELNELEMYYQPQLDVATGRIIGAEGLMRWNHPQRGLLSAGEFLPFAEENGLMLPISDWMLGALCRDLLQWNAAGGEAIRLSLNLSPQYLDRGDFFEKMRGALTRYGISPAQIEVEITENICIRNPQYAIEQLNKLCQLGVSVAIDDFGTGYSSLSYLHRFPIHTIKIDQSFVKEIHDENGHYPVILAIISIARGLGLHLVAEGVETDVQARYLQANGCTTMQGYFYHRPISLLSFIDVLMDQNRLSASSATTPNAAKTPTTDTQPAMVAIQA; encoded by the coding sequence ATGAACCTGACTCCCGCCGGCCACGCCGCCCCAGAAACGAGTTCGGACGACCCAACCCCCGTCGCCCACGCCGCCGATAATTGGCCCCGCATCCTGCTGGTGGACGACGAACCGCGCCTGCTGTCGTCGTTGTACGAACTGCTGCGCGACCGCGACTACCATCTGGTGACCGCGACTTGCGGCAGCGAGGCGCTGGCCCAGCTGACCAAACTGAAATTCGATCTGATTCTGCTCGACCTGCGCCTGCCCGACATGAGCGGTCACGAGATCATGGACTTCATCAACGCCAAGGGCATCGACGGCGACGTCATCGTCATGAGCGGGGAGGTCGGCATCGACGCCGCCATCGGCGCGCTCAAACGCGGCGCCTACGATTACCTGCGCAAGCCTTACAGCCGCGAAGAGCTGCTCAAGACCGTGGAGAACGCGCTGCAAAAGCGCCGCCTGGCCGTCGACAACGAGCGCATCGCCTCCAAGCTGGAAAACTCGGAGAAGATGTACCGCTACCTGGTCGACAGCTCGCCGGACATCATCTACACGCTGAACCACGAAGGCAAATTCACCTTCATCAACGACCGCGTGCAGCAGCTGCTCGGCTTCACCCGCGAAGAGCTGATCGGCAAGCACTATTCGATCCTGGTGCACGACGAGGACCAGGAGCGCGCCCGCTACGCCTTCAACGAACGCCGCGTCGACGAACGGGCCTCGCGCAACGTCGAGCTGCGCCTCAAGTGCAACACCGGCGGCGGCATCGAGCGCACCTTCAACAACACCTTGATGACGATTTCGCTCAACGCCATCGGCATGCACGTCCCCGACCACAGCGTCAAGAAGCACGAATTCTTCGGCACCTACGGCGTCGCCCGCGACATCACGGACCGCAAGCGCGCCGAGGAAGTGATCTCCTACCAGGCCTACCACGATATCCTGACCGACCTGCCGAACCGCATGCTGTTCAAGGACCGTCTCGGCCTGGCCGTGATCCAGGCCAAGCGCAAACTGACCGAGCTGGCGGTGATGTTCATCGACCTTGACCGCTTCAAGCTGGTCAACGATACGCTGGGCCACGTCAAGGGCGACGAACTGCTGCAGCAGGTGTCGCAGCGGCTCAAGGAATGCCTGCGCCGGGGCGACACCCTGGCGCGCCAGGGCGGCGACGAATTCACCATCGTGCTGCCCGAGCTGCGCGACCGCCAGGATGCCAAGGCCATCGCCGACAAGTTCCTCGAAAGCCTGCACGAGCCGTTCGACCTCGATGGCCACCAGGTGCACATCTCCGCCTCGATCGGCATCGCCATCTATCCGAACGACGGCGAGACCATCGACGAGCTGCTGCGCCACGCGGACATCGCCATGTACCAGGTCAAGGCGCTTGGCAAGAATGGCCACAGCTTCTATCACGACTCGATGCTCGACGTGTCGCACCAGAAGATCGCGCTGGAACAAAGCCTGCGCAAGGCGCTGGAGCTCAACGAACTGGAAATGTACTACCAGCCGCAGCTCGACGTCGCCACCGGCCGCATCATCGGCGCCGAAGGCTTGATGCGCTGGAACCACCCGCAGCGCGGGCTGCTGTCGGCCGGCGAGTTCCTGCCGTTCGCCGAGGAAAACGGCTTGATGCTGCCGATCTCGGACTGGATGCTGGGCGCCCTGTGCCGCGATCTGCTGCAGTGGAACGCCGCCGGCGGCGAGGCGATACGCCTGTCGCTGAACCTGTCGCCGCAATACCTGGACCGGGGCGACTTCTTCGAGAAGATGCGCGGCGCGCTGACGCGCTACGGCATCTCGCCGGCGCAGATCGAAGTCGAGATCACCGAGAACATCTGCATCCGCAATCCGCAGTACGCGATCGAACAGTTGAACAAGCTTTGCCAGCTGGGCGTGTCGGTGGCGATCGACGATTTCGGCACCGGCTATTCGTCGCTGTCGTATCTGCACCGCTTCCCCATCCACACCATCAAGATCGACCAGTCCTTCGTCAAGGAGATCCACGACGAGAACGGCCACTACCCGGTGATCCTGGCGATCATCTCGATCGCGCGCGGCCTTGGCCTGCACCTGGTGGCGGAAGGCGTGGAGACCGACGTGCAGGCGCGCTACCTGCAGGCCAACGGCTGCACCACGATGCAGGGCTATTTCTACCACCGCCCGATCTCTCTGCTCAGTTTTATCGACGTGCTGATGGACCAGAACCGCTTGTCGGCTTCCTCCGCGACGACACCCAACGCGGCGAAGACGCCGACTACAGACACCCAACCGGCCATGGTCGCAATCCAGGCTTGA